Proteins from a single region of Bradyrhizobium diazoefficiens:
- a CDS encoding substrate-binding domain-containing protein: protein MKLGLAAAFLGATLLAGTASAADKRWDGADDLPVNPLACSAGEASAAPAAKPYDGGRATNAADKSGKPITLVDVPKLIGIGYFNATSKGMQEAAKALGNVTVKTDGPTEAKIDEQIKFIDNYITSGVDGILFAANDPVAIAPVLKKALSKGIHVVGYDANSTPDAREWFVNQAEFNGIAKAMIDSMAKEAGEDKSFAIVTSTFTTPNQARWIAEMWAYAQKCHPKLKWLETVEAQEDNNLSFNQATTLINKHGDKLAGLFGMTSVATPASAEAVTKAKLCGKVAVVGLATPNAMKPYVNADCVKSVVLWNPVDLGYAATYVMRAVVDGKLKPGATSVEAGKLGKLNVVNGSEVLLGSPFIFTKQNIKDFDF from the coding sequence ATGAAACTCGGATTAGCTGCTGCATTCCTCGGCGCGACGCTGCTGGCCGGAACGGCCTCGGCGGCAGACAAGAGATGGGACGGCGCGGACGACCTGCCGGTCAATCCGCTTGCCTGTTCGGCCGGTGAGGCCAGCGCCGCGCCCGCGGCCAAGCCTTATGACGGCGGCCGGGCAACCAACGCGGCCGACAAGTCGGGTAAACCGATCACGCTGGTCGACGTGCCGAAGCTGATCGGCATCGGTTATTTCAACGCGACGTCGAAAGGCATGCAGGAGGCCGCCAAGGCGCTCGGCAATGTCACGGTCAAGACCGACGGCCCGACCGAAGCAAAGATCGATGAGCAGATCAAGTTCATCGACAATTACATCACGAGCGGCGTCGACGGCATTCTCTTTGCCGCCAACGATCCGGTGGCGATCGCACCGGTGCTGAAGAAGGCGCTGTCGAAGGGCATCCATGTCGTCGGCTATGACGCCAACTCGACGCCGGATGCGCGCGAATGGTTCGTAAACCAGGCCGAGTTCAACGGCATCGCCAAGGCGATGATCGACTCGATGGCCAAGGAGGCCGGCGAGGACAAGAGCTTCGCGATCGTCACCTCGACCTTCACCACGCCGAACCAGGCACGCTGGATCGCCGAAATGTGGGCCTATGCTCAGAAATGTCATCCCAAGCTGAAATGGCTCGAGACCGTCGAGGCACAGGAGGACAACAACCTGTCCTTCAACCAGGCGACCACGCTGATCAACAAGCATGGCGACAAGCTCGCCGGCCTGTTCGGCATGACCTCGGTCGCGACGCCCGCTTCGGCGGAAGCCGTGACCAAGGCCAAGCTCTGCGGCAAGGTGGCGGTGGTCGGCCTCGCCACGCCCAATGCGATGAAGCCGTATGTCAACGCGGACTGCGTCAAGTCGGTCGTGCTGTGGAACCCGGTCGATCTCGGCTATGCCGCGACCTACGTGATGCGTGCCGTGGTCGACGGCAAGCTGAAGCCCGGCGCAACGTCGGTGGAGGCCGGCAAGCTCGGCAAGCTGAACGTGGTCAATGGCAGTGAGGTCCTGCTCGGATCGCCCTTCATCTTCACGAAGCAGAACATCAAGGACTTCGATTTCTGA
- a CDS encoding ABC transporter permease yields the protein MSAMSEIPLPQTVKRAVPWWLLRHETMLAAILIVALIGLGALNNRFLTIDNLLNQGRLTTEVGLIALPMTFIIITGGIDLSVGSIVGLCAIMLGYSWKSFGFPLPLAICFSLLVGAAAGFLNGIVITRVKVPPLIMTIATLALYRGLAEGISQARSVRGYPEWFYFIGQENLFGVPAQLWLLLIAIVVSAIVLDRTTFGRTLYAMGNNETAARFSGLPVDRAKLIIYTLSGLMAGLSACVLVSRVTTTRSDMGIGYELDVIAAVVLGGTSIFGGVGTIWGTVVGLAMIQLLKNGLALTGVKGDATIVVIGAVLILSTLVASSLQRRREGV from the coding sequence ATGAGCGCCATGAGCGAAATCCCACTTCCCCAGACCGTCAAGCGCGCAGTGCCTTGGTGGCTGCTGCGTCACGAGACCATGCTCGCGGCGATCCTTATCGTTGCATTGATCGGGCTCGGCGCCTTGAACAATCGCTTCCTCACGATCGACAATCTGCTCAATCAAGGCAGGCTGACGACGGAGGTCGGGCTGATCGCGCTACCGATGACTTTCATCATCATCACCGGTGGCATCGATCTCTCGGTCGGCTCGATAGTCGGACTCTGCGCGATCATGCTCGGCTATTCCTGGAAGAGCTTCGGCTTTCCTCTGCCGCTGGCGATCTGCTTCTCGCTGCTCGTCGGCGCCGCGGCGGGCTTTCTCAACGGCATCGTCATCACCAGGGTGAAAGTACCACCACTGATCATGACAATCGCCACACTCGCACTCTATCGCGGCCTCGCCGAGGGGATCAGCCAGGCGCGTTCAGTCCGCGGCTATCCGGAATGGTTCTACTTCATCGGGCAGGAAAACCTCTTCGGCGTGCCGGCGCAACTCTGGCTCTTGCTGATCGCGATCGTGGTGTCGGCAATCGTTCTTGACCGCACGACCTTCGGCCGGACACTCTATGCGATGGGCAACAACGAGACCGCCGCGCGCTTTTCCGGTTTGCCGGTCGATCGCGCAAAGCTGATCATCTACACGCTGTCGGGCCTGATGGCCGGCCTCTCGGCCTGCGTTCTCGTCTCGCGCGTAACCACCACCCGCTCGGACATGGGGATCGGCTATGAGCTCGACGTGATCGCGGCGGTGGTGCTCGGCGGCACCAGCATATTCGGAGGCGTCGGCACGATCTGGGGCACGGTCGTCGGCCTCGCCATGATCCAGCTCCTGAAAAACGGGCTGGCCCTGACCGGCGTCAAGGGCGACGCGACGATCGTGGTCATCGGCGCGGTGCTCATCCTTTCAACTCTTGTGGCGAGTTCGCTCCAGCGGCGACGCGAGGGCGTTTGA